ctcctaaaatagggagtCCTCTACGAGCTCTTAAATctaaggagagagaaaggactcctggtggctccctataatttaatgccgctttatttaatgagtatttcaaacttttatttaatgctaactattttttttttttaaattgagatggaccaatcaaaaaagagttatagcatttataACTCTCCAAATTAGGGCGTATGattggagttgaaattttttagaaagctcctaaaataggtttcttatatttttagctaaatttagCTAGGAAATAGAGAGCATCATTATGAATGCTCTTAGTCCATAGCTGAAGATGaattttgcattattttaggGCTATATTTAGCCTATAACTTGTAGCTGGAGATGACCTAAGGACTTACAGTCTGATACACCAAGGCCAAGAAGGCCAAattaatataatcatataTTTGATAAAGTGGAATGGTGTGATTGAAGAGATGATAACCTCCAAGCTTCCAAGTCCAAGTCCAAGTCCGGATGGAAACCAACCCCAAGTCGGGACTTAAATCCCAAATCCAAATTGAAGTTTACATTCCAAGTCGGGATGGAAACCAAAATCAAAGTAGCGGTGATAGCAAAACTCCAAGTCTGGGTGGAGAGCGAATTACAAATGGCTTTGCAAACTTGTGGTATACACATTAAAATGTAATTAAGTGAAAACTGCAGTCATAAAGGCTTTGTGGCCTTGTCGTTATTTTAGGGCCACTAAATGGCCtaccattttttatttatttatttatttttagtcaACGGCCTACCATTTGATTGTAGGCATTTTATTATAAGTAGCAAATCtatcataatatatatatatagttttgcTCACATCAGGATGACtggattttaattaaaattcagACATTAAATGTGAAACGTTAGATCAATCCAATGATACTGAAGCTTTGATATGTATTAATTGACAAAACTTAAAACCACGCGCAAATCGTGGTAGCCACTTTAATAATTattgaattaatttaatattataccAAACTTATCAtacccttctctctccttttttctcTCGATTCCCTCACactttcccttctctctcttctttgtaAAATTGAAAAGGTGGGCAGGTTAGGGCAGTCCAAAAGTTtactttaattaattgttCAACGCCTCCATCTTCTCAACATCTTTCTGACATTGACAGCCCCATCAAATCATACCATAACCTTACAACTCAACTGATCCTTCCAACTTCGAAATTCAAGTAAgtgttattttaattttttttttattattttttactcagattataatattaaatatcTTGGCCATCAtgatttctatgtttttttttttttgggtcacaatttctatgttttttttactcGTATACCAATTTGCCTATCATGATTTCTTGATCAACGTTTTTCATTATACAGTAGAcaattattcatttatttttttagtttttttctttgtctctTCTTCTAGAAATATTATTCTATGGGTTTTATGattcttattattattgttttcacTGTAATTGTATCATGAAGATGGATTACATGGCCGAAGAATTAGATGGCCATTCTGAAGGGGTTGGGCAATatagattaaattcaaattcaaattcgtGTGATAAAATTTACATACCGCAACTAAGAGATGACCACAAGCCAAAATCAGGCCAAGGATTTGAGTCATTAGATGATGCTCATGAGTTATACAATAATTATGCCAAGGAAGATGGTTTCAGTATCAGAATCAATTCTAGTAGGAAGAATAAAGAAACTAATGAAATCCTACGAAAAGAGTATGTGTGTTCTAAAGAAGGAGTGCCCGCTAAAGGACTTGGTGAGAAAAAAAGGCATAGAGGTATTACTCGAGAGGGTTGTAAGGCAAAGCTAGATGTGGTGAAGTCGAAATCAGGAACCTATGTGGTCAGCCTATTTGTGGAGGGTCACAACCACCCATTAACAAGTCCTAAAAGAGTACACTTGTTAAGGTCTCATCGTACAGTTTCAAATTCTCATAAGTGTATAACCCAACTATTTTCAGTAGCAAATATACCTACACATCAACAATTTAGCCTTCTTGAAATGCAAGTTAGGGGGATAGAAAATATTGGATGTCTAGAGAAGGATATTTACAATAACGAAAGGAATTTGCGTAATGGGTTGAAGGGACATGATGCAGATATGAGCATTTCCAGCTATAGCACTAAAAGAATCTTCCTTCACTTTTAAGATTAGTCAGATGAAGAAGATTGGAGTTGCAAACTTATGCTTGAGGTGTTGTTGCCCAACCTAGAAAAGAAGCAGCAATAACCAGCAGATATTGAAAATGAAGCTTGGAGTGCCGCACCAAGCTTTTAAGCAAGCTAATGGATTGAACAAATGAATAAGAAAATGGGTGTAGCCAATAAAGAATAGGAGTCTACAACACTATAGAGGGAATTGTATAGACAAAGGCAATTGgaagataataaataaatgtatgGCTATCTGATTGTGGCTGACGGCAAGTGGTGAGAATTTGTCTATTCATGGAAAAATATGATGCAACAAGAGAGCAGTTTCCATTCCAATAGATGCAGCGTTGCACCAAGCTCACAATCTTCTCTTGAACTCTCTCCTTCCTTCAattattctagttttatgttttagttttattttatgggaaATTAAGTCCCTAGCTAAGGCTAGGGAGAAAGCTTTAATGTGGATTTATAGTTTTTGTTAGGGAAAtggatttgatttttctaGCATGTCCTTCTTGTTATACAATTGATACTTGATTTGTGACCTAGAGTGAAAGGAGCCGTCTAACTACTATGAGTTTAGGGGTCTGACTACTTTGGGTTTCGATCCCCTAAACCTGCGGAGGGGTTGAGGGGTTGATCCTTTAAACCTGCGGAGGGGTTTAGGGGTCTGACTACTTTGGGTTTTGGTACGGACGAAATTGTACTAATGTAAAAGATAGGAGCTTATGTGGACAAAATTGTACTAATGTAAAAGATACGAGTTTATGTGGTACGGCGTTAAATGACACTCTCGCTACCCCTTACTGTTGTGTTGAGTTAATAATCAGGTATGGATAGTTGGTCTGTTGGAATCGGTCACAGGATTTGTGGTTGTTGAGGCCTCGTAGTCTATCATCTTGCTTAAGCATGAAAGCTAATTTGACTCGgccatattaaaaatataaaaaaagagggtgcatttaataattatttgtaattttaaattgttaatagggacaaaatagtcatgaaaaatgtgcattgaatgttgactcattttctcaaactttcccatgatgaGGGAAAATAAAACCTAAGTTGGGAGGAGGGCTGActcattttctcaaactttcccatgatgaGGGAAAATAAAACCTAAGTTGGGAGGAGGGCTTCACTTTCTCTCCTTTTCCATGTGCCAGGCAGTGGTGGTGCCATTCCTCTGGCCCCTCATTTTTTTGACCTCTCTCCTTTATTATATAATGTAATATATACAACTTACTAATAGAAAACTTGCAATTTAAATTAATGGtcatttcaaaaataatatatacttGTGTTTTCTATTTCAGCCCCCCAATCTTACAATTCTAGTTCCACCCTTAGTGCCAAATAGCCGTTTCCCATACTTAGGCTTACCATACATGAGAGAGCAATTGATTTCAGATCTCCAAGTTTCCTTTCCCATAAACCAAAAGGAGcctaaaattttttttttccttgttgaTATGGGACAGATAGGTATGCAATCATAAGACTTGCCATGAAAATTCAGAAGCCAGTTCAATTAGGTTTCCGTTTTATTTGGCCATTGGCCAGCAGTTTAGTATAGTTTTTGTCCGCAGTGTGAACTACtacattttatatatttttaaagacAATTGCTAGAAGGTAAGAGGTAAGGCCGCCACCCTGGCGATAGCCAATCAAAAATTGAACGTGGTTATTTTACTTAAGGCCAGTCTTTGTTTAActtaaatgaaataaaaaagtttaaatCCCCTCTGCTTTTAGTCTTtgtttaactttaattaatttacacTTGCATGCTGTGGTCAATATAAATAGTAGAACGATGGATTAAAAGCCTACAAGAACAAGATTGTGGTGATCCAGTAGTACTCAAGAACTTCCGAGTTGAGCAACTGTAAGATACTTGCTGTTTCCGTTTTCAGCATAATCGAAACTTGCAGCAGGTTCTTTACTCCGATCCATTGATTTGGctgtattttaatttgtttttaaggtttactatttttttagcCCCTGAACTTAGACCTGATTCGCATTTGAGTTCCTCAATTTCCAAAGTCGTTTCTGTGGTTctttaacttcactttcgttaggacaaatggtcttACCGTCAATTTTGCTAACTTTTTCTCTTAAATacaggggcaaaatggtatttttatattaaaaccaaacaaatgaataaaaaattatatctttaaaataaaaatcaaatcaaatcaaaaaaaacccccaaaaaaaaaaaaaaaaacaaagtttgggGGGAGTAGAAATCAGGATAGAGGGGGagaaattgtttaattttaattttttattcagattttaatcaattttgatacaaaaaaaatacccTTTTGCCCtatatttaacagaaaagttaatGATGGTAGGACCATCTGTGCTAACGAaattaaagttaaaggaccacgacaacgattttgaaaattgagggaTTTAAATGCAAATCGAGTTTAAGTTCATGGACTAATGAAACGATGAACCCTTATTTCTAATGAATGCGGGTATATGATGAAGTGACAAGtgtcctctctttttttttttcttgttttttaaacTATCAAAACAACTTCTTCTAGCCATTTAATGGCAAACCCATCAAATGAAGAAAGTTctataataatatacatatatatattattataatatacccatatacacatatatattaatattgtaataataatatacgtgtatatatgtaatatatattatatattataatatatatatatgtaatctatatatataaagcaaatggcagagaatggtaaaacattcaaaatgccagaaaatgcccttttTTATGTatacattaagaattgaaattattaattaaatgaagttaatatggtaaattcacacatttcatatttaaaaatttttaattaaaagaaaaagcagataatgaatcctatttttatgaaacacaactatccattatcttttttaattctaaaataaatttaaatttttttttaaaaaaaaagcctcttgcagGCTTGGAAGTGCGTGCGgagaggctagtatatattatatattatatattatacccatgtatgtattataatatacatatacacacgtatatacacatatacattatatatatatttttggaaaaataaaaataaatttcctAGTCCAAGCATATACCAAACTCAGTGTAAGTGTTATCCAATTTAGACCAAGCCAAGTCAAGACAGTACAGTTCCTAAGCGTAGTCCATGTCAAGACAGTTATGTGTAACAAACGAGTCCCTAGGTCATTGAACAATAATATGCTTGCCATTTAGCTCTAATTAGCTAGGTATATAGTATTTCAAAAGTCCATGTTAAagtaatatttttattgtatatttcattttctcactcttgttttcttctttcttttttcaatttgaaaacaaatattCATCACAAAGGTAAAGTTGATATAGATATGGATTTTGCATCATTATTATTCGTGTCAAGATAAAATCAAGATATTAGATAAGAGATTCGACCAAGAAAAAATTCAAGATATTAACTTTGGTCTTATTTAAATCTTGAATTTCTAACAATGGCCAGAAAAAGATAGAAAGCAAGGGACAAAAAGACGATGGTTGACGAGAATGCGGACAACAGTAGACAAGAGTCCACCTTAATGTATCATTATCTCAGAGACAGGTATGACTTTCATTTCACCATATGCTGTTTTTCCATGTGCATCATATATACGTGTGTCATAATCCGAAATACAATTACTCAAACGATTTTGAGATAATTCAATAAAGCACTTACTAACACTATCAGGCACAACGTTTTCAGCAGGGCAGCTTTCGGAAGGACTGCAAGCCAAGAAAAGACGCTGAGGTACACAAGAATATAAATTTgatgaaattacaaattatgaccatattaaaatataatattatttatcaAACATTCTTCATGCCTGCTGCTGCATATAGCATAAGCATAATGATTTTGGCACTCCAACTTCTCAAACTTTTCTACCGTGCGTGAGGTTATTTAAGGGTGTGATTTTGGAGTGCCAAAACATCGCTCTAAAATCACACCCTTAAGTAACCTCACGCACTCCTCGTGTTACGGTAGAAAAGTTTGAGAAGTTTTTTTAAGTTATTTAAGTCACACCCTTAAAGGTTATTAAAGTTATTTAAGTTATACAACTATGAATAAGaatcaaaatagaaaaatgatAACCATTTGAAAAGTTaccatataaaataaaaaataatctaTTAGAGTTGAAAATGCTAATTCTGTAGTCATTCTGGAAACCGGAAGAGTCCATAGGATAGGAGCTAAATGTTGTACTCATAGGATAAGATTCCTTTCATACTGATTGTAGTTCCATTTTCAGAAGGACAAAGAGTACGTCACAAATCACTGAGAAAACAGAGAATGGAGAAGATTGCCAGGTACAAACTTTGGACACGCCAGACAAGTGGTGTATCTATCAGGTTCCCAGCAAACTCCGCAAAGTAAATGAAGCAGCATACACTCCTCAATTACTATCAATAGGCCCTTTCCACCATGGCAAACCAGAACTGAACAACATGGAGATCCATAAAAGGATATGTTATAAGAAGTTTCTTGAACGTTGTAAGAAGACTGAGGATGATTTAAACCAATTTATCAACAAGCGTAAAAAAGAAGTTCTTAGTTGTTACGCAGGGACCATTAAGCTTTCCATAATCTCTGCAGACATAATTGCGGTTGATGCCTGCTTCATCATCGAGCTCTTTTTAAGAAACTACGAAAATCATGAAAATGATTATATATTGAGTTCACCATGGCTGAGGAAAGCTGTAGAGCAGGACTTGATATTGATTGAAAATCAGCttccttattttcttcttcaagaaCTATATCAGAACCTTCCTGTGCCTGTCCCTCCCcgcaaaaaagaagaaaaagaagaaccgACTCATAGACAGAGCAGTACCAATGACCTCCAGTGCTGCTTGCCTCGCTCCTGGCGGATACCTTCCAATGATCTTTCCATAGAGATTGACAAAGCCAAACCCGCTGATGACGAAGCCATTCTCCTGGTTGACCTTACCTGTGAGTTCTTCAAAGAACATACTCAGGGGAAATCCGTCAAGAATCTACCTCCGCCGAAACATTTCACCGATTTGGTTAGGCATTTTCTATGTCCTGACGAACCAATGTCTTGTGAACATGGTGtcgaaaatatatatgctgCAAAGAAGCTGAGGGCATCAGGGGTGAAGTTTACGCCACTTAAAGAGAAAACCTTCTTGACCATAGAGACAGATCAGGTCAAAGAGACAGATGAGGCCAAAGAGACAGATAAGGCCACTAAAGGTAAGCTCAACTTAGCATTTTTTCGTAATCTGAACTTGAAGCTTACGCCATTTAAGTTCAAGGATGAGACAGAATGGGTTGTTCGGAACATCATGGCCTTGGAGCAGTTTTTGTATCCAAACAATCCTTATATCTGCAATTACTTTTTGCTTATGGATCAGCTGGTGGACACTGTGGATGATGTGGATTTGCTGGTTGAGAACGAAGTAATTATTAACATGCTAGGCCGCAACAAAGCAGTGGCGAAGCTGGTTAATAGACTTTGCCAGCAGATCAACGAAGATAAATTCTGCTATTCTCATATCGGTCGACAGCTTAAAGATCACTATGACAATATTTGGAACCATAATGTGGCAACCCTGAAACGAGTTTACTTCAAGGATCTCTGGACGGGCAGTTCAACTGTACTTGGAGTTTTCGTCCTGCTTTTCTCGATCATTGGAACCATTAAGTCTCTCAAGTCGTAAGCTTTAAGCTTGTTCAACTTGTGATTCTTAATAGACAGAATGTTAATTTCAGTCATTACTTCAAGTGATGAACTGAACAAATAAGTTAGCCAGTGTTATAGATTTAATATAAGTTTGAGTTACTAATTAGTTCTGTTATTGTTGTTAAAGACTGCAGAGCAGTTCTTGTGAATTGATTGTAATGAACATAATTTCCATTTagaattaaataaagaaagagtTATGCTCTTGTTTTCATTGCACTCAGAGTTGAAGACTTGGTCTTTACAGCAAATAGATGTTAAGAATGTAACTGCAGATGTAAGCCTTGTGTggatacaaaaacaaaactgctCGAAAACGTGTCTCATCTTCCACACAAAACTGTATAAGCTTCAAGTCCATGTTTCTAAAACATGTTAAAGTTGAGCTAATAATTACTATAATTACAGACCTGATCATCCTTTTTTTATGACAAAAGTTACATCTTCAATTGGCCTAAACTTCACCCCCGCTGCCTTGAGCTTTTTCCGggtgatatatatttttttgaggGCCACTAATACCATTTGCTTTGCTTCAATCTTTGTACCTTGGATTGTATAtagttcaaaataaatttcgtTCAAATAGTAGCTTACCCTTTTTCAATCAACAAGAGATTGGATATACTTGGGATCTCTTTCAACATTAAGAAGAAAACTGCCATGAAAGTTGATCTACTCGAGCTCTTATAAAATACTCTTGCCTTTTTCTAATGGCAAACCGATAGGAGTTCATTAAATACGGAAATATATGAAGTCTTTGATACAATTTCAAGCTTCAATCAAGGCATTAACCAGCCAGTAAGGAGGATTTACAACCCACCCAGGAGCTTACAATATTTTTACCATTTCAAGATGCTACATCATGAGCAACTTTATTACGCCTACAAGCAATTTCGTTGAGGATGCTGCATCCATACGCAGACTCTATGAGAACGTTACAATGGACTCTGACCTCAATCTTCAGCCAGCCCTCTCCAAACTATCACAGCCTCTGCCATGAAACTTATACAGTATAGCACACAGCCTGACAATAGTAAAGCTCAAATATCATCTCCTCACACCCACCCACCCGATCGCTATTGCCTTTGATTGCTCACACCATGCGGCATTGCACGTTAACATAAGCAATCCTCAAACTCAGACAGCTCCAGCTCAACTCACTTAGCAGAAACCCCTTGAACTGGATTCTAAATGTTATACTGCCTTATAGCGTCTTTACCATGCACACAAACAACTCTTCAGGGTCGGTAACAGTAAGACTACCATTAACAGacttattaaaataaaataaataacaaaaagagaaagaaagactACCATTCAACAGTACCTTACTTCATATCTTCCATAATCGCCAGATCAAACACCAGCTCAAAATAATTACACACTTTCCCGCTTAAGTGACATATTTCTATCTATACCAATCCATGACATTGGATGTCAACAGGAAACAAACACAAATCCTTAAAATATGGAAATGTgaatattaaaatttgaaaactgcTATcccaataataaaataatgattaaAATCATAAAAGCCCCCAATCCACCTCATTATCAGTTGTTAGATGTGACTATGGAAACATAATTACAATTACAGCCTCACAAGGAAGGTTTCCAACTAGCCATTTATTGTGAACCAAATAACTATAGCAAAGAGGGCGGGTACTGTTTCCGGCCTGCACGGTTTAAGTTGGTATGcctaattttaatttggagCAATATGAACTTGTAATCTTCAATTTATATCAAACTGACCTATTTAGTTTTCAACTTAAGCAATGTAAACTCTAAACGTTTCAATTTGTACTGAAGTTGTTCATCTATTTTGTAAAACATTATGAACCGAAGAATATATATTCAGTCAAAAACAAGTGTAGCAATTTTGTCATCTACCTTGTTCGCATATTACAAGTGTAGCAACTTAAAAGAATACCATGTTGAATAAGACAAAAATTCTTTTAGATGATGGTAGTAGCCACAAGCTGCTCACATGGTCATGGCACTGGTTCTAGAAGGGATGACCTAAGCATAAATGTTATGTCAAACTACGATTACATTGCAGACATGTGGAggttttactttttctttttgagcaATTAGGTTAATAGTATTAGATATTTACACAAATTGCACGGTTGACATTATTCAGATTGAAACTAGGACAAAATTgacaaatagaaaatttgtGATTGCCCTTAATTAAGAGGATCTAAATAAAGCTTTCAGTACaggataaaattttgaataatatGTAGCAAAAAGATGTAATTGAACAAACAACCATGCGATCAGAAATTTCCAAGAAAAAGTTTGATAACAAAGATTCTGTGGGCGGTTTAATGGCATGATAGGCATGTGACCAATCAAACATTATTTCCAAGAAAACATCTAAATAAACATGTTTGCAGGCAGGTCCTTTGACAAAATATGCAACCAAAAAAGTGTTATGCATGCTGTAATCAAGTAATGATACATTTTAAACCAATTTACTATGTGTGTGTCTGTGTATTCCTTATTACCATTAACCTCCAAATTGTGGATGCCAGGGTTGCCTCCCCCATGAAGTTACATGTGTCTGGCTCTGATGCAGCCCTTGGAGGGAGAAACCCACATTGGGTAGCTAGGTCAGTTCTTCATAGGAAGCAAGCCCAGATGCACCCTGAGGATTGTGCAAGCACGTTTACAATGCAGTATGCTCAATCTGTAAGGTCAACAAGAAGGTGAAGATTCAGTGAGAAAACATGAGCATCAACCCACTGAGGCATGTATGGCTCCTTATAGGACAGCTGCTGCTTACTTTTCTGTACATACATTAATTGccaaatttagattttttgtttctctagACTAAAACAAGAGCTGAATTAGAACTTGATCCCCAAAAAATAGTATATTGAACGCGCATACGAGAATATGCTTGAAACACTACAGCTACATGAATTATCAGACCGAAAAACCAGAATTTATGGTCTTCGGTGACTTTATGACTCCAAAAACGAATTAGTGATCCACAGTACCAAGACTAATTTGACACACCAATAGTTTAAAACTTTCAAAAACACTAGAATGCAATTATGCACTTAATTTGATATTTAAAACACAAGGCAATTTAAGTCCAGATGGACCCAAATCTAAGCAATAAAatgtaaaaaacaaaataaaatagatgCACTTCATTTTAGCTGTCTGCAAAGCTAGCACATATCAAACGTAAATGAAGATGTTGCCATGGACACAGACATGAATAGAGAAATCAGATGACTGATGAAAGAATCATAACCAATTTGCATCTGAAGCTATCACTGACCATGGTTGCAGCTCCAGAAAATATTCGGCCACAGAGCAGATTTAAGGCCACTTACTCTTTTTGTTCTTGTAACAttaacaaaacaattaaagaaaatagagagagagagagagagagagagagagagagagagagagagagagatctatGTGTTACTACTCCTGGATTCTGAAGATAGGTCTAATGCTAGACACAAGTACGGAAGGTaggatatttttatttttccagtAGGATAATGAGAATGACCTAAATTTAAAGTAGGGTGTATGAAGCTCATAGGTACATAAAATATCAGGAATCTCAAGGACGCACTTGCCAACCAAGGAAATGTCAGATCTGACATTGTGatacagaaaaaga
The Prunus dulcis chromosome 2, ALMONDv2, whole genome shotgun sequence DNA segment above includes these coding regions:
- the LOC117618195 gene encoding UPF0481 protein At3g47200-like — translated: MVDENADNSRQESTLMYHYLRDRHNVFSRAAFGRTASQEKTLSSIFRRTKSTSQITEKTENGEDCQVQTLDTPDKWCIYQVPSKLRKVNEAAYTPQLLSIGPFHHGKPELNNMEIHKRICYKKFLERCKKTEDDLNQFINKRKKEVLSCYAGTIKLSIISADIIAVDACFIIELFLRNYENHENDYILSSPWLRKAVEQDLILIENQLPYFLLQELYQNLPVPVPPRKKEEKEEPTHRQSSTNDLQCCLPRSWRIPSNDLSIEIDKAKPADDEAILLVDLTCEFFKEHTQGKSVKNLPPPKHFTDLVRHFLCPDEPMSCEHGVENIYAAKKLRASGVKFTPLKEKTFLTIETDQATKGKLNLAFFRNLNLKLTPFKFKDETEWVVRNIMALEQFLYPNNPYICNYFLLMDQLVDTVDDVDLLVENEVIINMLGRNKAVAKLVNRLCQQINEDKFCYSHIGRQLKDHYDNIWNHNVATLKRVYFKDLWTGSSTVLGVFVLLFSIIGTIKSLKS